The Bifidobacterium eulemuris genome includes a window with the following:
- a CDS encoding histidine phosphatase family protein — MTTQNVDGKAAAKSGRLVLLRHGQTAWSESGQHTGRTNIPLTSEGERQAIAAGDRLREAFPDGFAQGCVFASPLRRAQQTADLAGFTQRATLDGIAEWDYGRAEGRTRQQVSEAAGFAWDVWRDGSLALPESLEGDWEETLPSGERIAVHNGRGETLDEAAARARGAIAEVLPLVESGRDVLLVAHAHILRILTSQWLGVEPEFARQLRLDTAHYSVLGQYKGDNVIERWNS; from the coding sequence ATGACAACACAGAACGTTGACGGCAAAGCAGCCGCGAAATCCGGTCGTCTGGTGCTGTTGCGCCATGGACAGACCGCTTGGAGCGAATCCGGACAGCATACCGGTCGCACGAATATCCCGTTGACCTCCGAAGGGGAGCGCCAGGCCATAGCTGCCGGCGACCGCCTGCGGGAGGCGTTTCCCGACGGGTTCGCGCAGGGATGCGTGTTCGCGAGCCCTCTGCGCCGCGCCCAGCAGACCGCAGATCTGGCGGGATTCACGCAGCGCGCCACGCTGGACGGCATCGCCGAATGGGATTATGGCCGTGCCGAGGGGCGTACTCGCCAACAGGTGAGCGAGGCCGCAGGCTTCGCATGGGATGTGTGGCGTGATGGCTCGCTCGCGCTGCCTGAGTCGCTTGAGGGCGATTGGGAGGAGACGCTGCCCAGCGGCGAGCGGATCGCCGTGCACAATGGCAGGGGGGAGACTCTGGATGAGGCCGCTGCCCGCGCTCGTGGCGCGATCGCCGAAGTGCTGCCGTTGGTCGAATCCGGACGGGATGTGCTGTTGGTGGCTCATGCGCATATTCTGCGCATCCTCACTTCGCAATGGTTGGGCGTGGAACCCGAGTTCGCACGGCAGCTGCGTTTGGACACGGCGCATTATTCGGTGCTCGGGCAATACAAGGGCGACAACGTCATCGAGCGTTGGAATAGCTAA
- the ilvA gene encoding threonine ammonia-lyase — MEQKDVLKALQRDHAAELKLAAERLKGTARRTEPIPSPALSEMTGHEIILKPENLQVTGSFKIRGAYNKIASLSEEELARGIVTASAGNHAQGVAYAARERGAKATICMPTITPPLKVDATKAYGAEVVLHGDVFDESAAYAAKLSEEQGMVYVPPFDDYEVLCGQGTIGLEILEDVPNVTDVIVPLGGGGLGAGVALAIKTFKPEVRVIGAIPEGSPAFKNSFAAGRVVPADQVVTSAEGVAVKHPGDLTFALLNEFLDDLVTVTERDINEMILLMLEKHKLVVEAAGAVSLAALEHLNLRSRKFASAHGPHVVVPIMSGGNIDTVTMGAVIQKGMIARGRIMNFEVELPDTPGQLVKVATLLARERANVIALDHDQFKASGHYTNAVALGVTVETNGPDHIDRILAALKEAGFTPNRIY, encoded by the coding sequence ATGGAACAAAAGGACGTCCTTAAAGCATTGCAGCGTGACCATGCGGCCGAATTGAAGCTCGCCGCCGAGCGATTGAAAGGCACGGCCCGTCGCACGGAACCGATTCCGTCGCCCGCCCTGTCCGAGATGACCGGCCACGAGATCATTTTGAAGCCGGAGAACCTGCAGGTCACCGGGTCGTTCAAGATTCGCGGAGCCTACAACAAAATCGCCTCCTTAAGCGAAGAGGAGCTGGCGCGCGGCATCGTCACCGCCTCCGCAGGCAACCATGCCCAGGGCGTCGCCTACGCGGCCCGCGAACGTGGTGCCAAGGCCACGATCTGCATGCCGACCATCACCCCGCCGCTTAAGGTCGACGCCACCAAGGCCTACGGCGCGGAAGTCGTGCTGCACGGCGACGTGTTCGACGAATCCGCGGCCTATGCCGCCAAGCTCTCCGAAGAGCAGGGCATGGTCTATGTGCCGCCCTTCGACGACTATGAGGTGCTGTGCGGACAGGGCACCATCGGCCTGGAGATTCTCGAAGACGTGCCGAACGTCACCGACGTGATCGTGCCGCTCGGCGGCGGCGGCCTCGGCGCCGGCGTCGCGCTCGCCATCAAAACCTTCAAACCTGAGGTGCGTGTGATCGGTGCGATCCCCGAGGGAAGCCCCGCCTTCAAGAACTCCTTCGCCGCGGGCCGCGTGGTGCCCGCCGATCAGGTGGTCACCTCCGCCGAAGGCGTCGCCGTCAAGCATCCGGGCGACCTGACCTTCGCGCTGCTCAACGAGTTCCTCGACGACCTCGTCACCGTCACCGAGCGCGACATCAACGAGATGATTCTGCTCATGCTCGAAAAGCACAAGCTGGTGGTGGAGGCGGCCGGCGCGGTGTCGCTCGCCGCGCTGGAGCATCTCAACCTGCGTTCGCGCAAGTTCGCTTCTGCCCACGGCCCCCATGTGGTGGTGCCGATCATGTCGGGCGGCAACATCGACACCGTGACCATGGGTGCCGTGATCCAGAAGGGTATGATCGCCCGCGGCCGCATCATGAACTTCGAAGTCGAACTGCCCGACACCCCCGGCCAGCTCGTCAAGGTGGCCACGCTGCTCGCCCGCGAACGCGCCAACGTCATCGCCCTGGACCACGACCAGTTCAAGGCGTCCGGCCACTACACGAACGCGGTGGCGCTCGGCGTCACGGTGGAGACCAACGGCCCCGACCACATCGACCGCATCCTCGCGGCCCTCAAAGAGGCCGGCTTCACCCCCAACCGCATCTACTGA
- a CDS encoding alpha-glucosidase, with amino-acid sequence MTSLNRPALADSVRTNGATANPWWSNAVVYQIYPRSFQDTNGDGFGDLKGITSRLDYLADLGVDVLWLSPVFKSPQDDNGYDISDYQDIDPLFGTLEDMDELLAEAHKRGLKIVMDLVVNHTSDEHAWFEASKDKTDPHADWYWWRPAKPGHEPGTPGAEPNQWGSYFGGSAWEYCPERGEYYLHQFSKKQPDLNWENPAVRKAVYDMMNWWMDRGIDGFRMDVITLISKHVDANGELPGIAGALTEDLPVGEEGYSSPNPFCADGPRQDEFLAEMRREVFEGREGFLTVGEAPGITPERNEHITNPANKELDMLFLFDHVGEGEGRSKWELVPFQPSWLRDKLAAQQDAVRNAGWASLFFCNHDQPRVVSRWGDDSTEEARVRSAKAFGLLLHMHRGTPYVYQGEELGMTNAHFTSLDQYRDLESINAFRQRVQEAKIQSPESMMESLAAISRDNARTPMQWDASVYAGFTAPDADVEPWISVNPNHAAINAAAEFDDPDSVYGFYKQLIALRHDNPIVSAGDWNPVDGADEHVYAFVRELDGRRLLVMVNLSGRPVDLPAESAALLAAGVDESQIVIATRGASHAVVSIANNELAGWEGVVIAL; translated from the coding sequence ATGACTTCTTTGAATCGACCCGCCCTTGCCGACTCCGTGCGCACCAACGGCGCGACTGCGAATCCGTGGTGGTCGAACGCCGTGGTGTACCAGATCTACCCCCGATCCTTCCAAGACACCAATGGTGACGGTTTCGGCGATCTGAAGGGCATCACCTCCCGTCTCGACTATCTGGCGGACCTGGGTGTGGATGTGCTGTGGCTCTCCCCGGTGTTCAAATCCCCGCAAGACGACAACGGCTATGACATCTCCGACTACCAGGACATCGACCCGCTGTTCGGCACGCTCGAAGACATGGACGAGCTGCTCGCCGAAGCGCACAAGCGTGGCCTGAAGATCGTGATGGATCTGGTGGTGAACCACACCTCCGACGAGCACGCGTGGTTCGAGGCCTCCAAAGACAAAACCGACCCGCATGCCGACTGGTATTGGTGGCGCCCGGCCAAGCCCGGCCACGAGCCCGGCACTCCCGGCGCGGAACCGAACCAGTGGGGCTCCTACTTCGGCGGCTCGGCGTGGGAGTACTGCCCCGAGCGCGGCGAATACTATCTGCACCAGTTCTCGAAGAAGCAGCCCGACCTCAACTGGGAGAATCCGGCCGTGCGCAAGGCCGTGTACGACATGATGAACTGGTGGATGGATCGCGGCATCGACGGTTTCCGCATGGACGTGATCACCCTGATCTCCAAGCATGTGGACGCGAACGGCGAGCTGCCCGGCATCGCCGGCGCCCTGACCGAGGATCTGCCGGTGGGTGAGGAGGGTTACTCCAGCCCGAATCCCTTCTGCGCGGACGGCCCTCGCCAGGACGAGTTCCTCGCCGAGATGCGTCGCGAGGTGTTCGAGGGACGCGAGGGCTTCCTGACCGTGGGCGAGGCGCCCGGCATCACCCCCGAACGCAACGAGCACATCACCAATCCCGCGAACAAAGAGCTGGATATGCTCTTCCTCTTCGACCATGTCGGCGAGGGCGAGGGCCGCTCCAAGTGGGAGCTGGTGCCCTTCCAGCCGTCCTGGCTGCGCGACAAGCTTGCGGCCCAGCAGGACGCGGTGAGGAACGCCGGTTGGGCCAGCCTGTTCTTCTGCAACCATGATCAGCCGCGTGTGGTGTCCCGTTGGGGCGACGACTCCACCGAAGAGGCCCGCGTGCGTTCGGCCAAGGCGTTCGGCCTGCTGCTGCACATGCACCGCGGCACCCCGTATGTGTATCAGGGCGAGGAGCTGGGCATGACCAACGCGCATTTCACCTCGCTCGACCAATACCGCGACTTGGAGTCCATCAACGCCTTCCGCCAGCGTGTTCAGGAGGCGAAGATTCAGAGCCCGGAGTCGATGATGGAGTCGCTGGCCGCCATCAGCCGCGACAACGCGCGCACCCCGATGCAGTGGGACGCCTCCGTCTACGCCGGCTTTACCGCGCCCGACGCGGACGTCGAGCCGTGGATCAGCGTGAACCCGAACCATGCCGCGATCAACGCCGCCGCCGAATTCGACGATCCGGACTCCGTGTACGGCTTCTACAAGCAGCTCATCGCCCTGCGCCACGACAATCCCATCGTCTCCGCCGGCGATTGGAATCCGGTCGACGGTGCGGACGAGCATGTGTACGCCTTCGTACGCGAGCTTGACGGACGTCGTCTGCTGGTGATGGTGAATCTCTCCGGCCGTCCGGTCGATCTGCCCGCCGAATCCGCCGCCCTGCTGGCTGCCGGAGTCGACGAGTCCCAGATCGTGATCGCCACGCGCGGCGCCTCTCACGCCGTCGTCTCCATCGCCAACAACGAGCTGGCCGGTTGGGAGGGCGTGGTCATCGCCCTGTAA
- a CDS encoding carbohydrate ABC transporter permease has protein sequence MISMAGKAVRRWWALFALPTFAAFIIGFVIPFIMGVYLSFCDFTTVTDAEFIGLGNYAKALQDSEFVHALGFSTALTVVTTIVINVAAFAVAYMLTKKIRGSNIFRSVFFMPNLIGGIILGYIWMLLLNGVLAHWAKSLTYSATYGFWGLVILVCWQQIGYMMIIYIAGLQSLPTDVLEAAAVDGASGTQTMFRIIIPLMMPSITVCSFLCVTNGFKLYDQNLALTNGAPSNMSEGLAMNITRTFYGRVGWEGVGQAKAVLFFVLVAVVALIQNKLTTSKEVSA, from the coding sequence ATGATCAGCATGGCCGGCAAAGCGGTGCGAAGGTGGTGGGCGCTTTTCGCGCTTCCCACATTCGCGGCGTTCATCATAGGATTCGTCATCCCATTCATCATGGGCGTATACCTGAGTTTCTGCGATTTCACCACGGTGACCGACGCCGAATTCATCGGCTTGGGCAACTACGCCAAAGCCTTGCAAGACAGTGAGTTCGTGCATGCGCTCGGCTTCTCGACCGCCCTGACCGTGGTCACCACCATCGTGATCAATGTGGCCGCGTTCGCCGTGGCCTACATGCTTACGAAGAAAATCAGGGGATCGAATATCTTCCGTTCGGTGTTCTTCATGCCCAACCTCATCGGCGGCATCATCCTGGGCTATATCTGGATGCTGCTGCTCAACGGCGTGCTCGCGCACTGGGCCAAGTCGCTGACCTACTCCGCCACCTACGGCTTCTGGGGTTTGGTCATTCTGGTCTGCTGGCAGCAGATCGGCTACATGATGATCATCTACATCGCCGGCCTGCAGTCCCTGCCCACCGACGTGCTCGAAGCGGCCGCCGTGGACGGCGCGTCCGGCACCCAGACCATGTTCCGCATCATCATCCCGCTCATGATGCCGAGCATCACCGTGTGCTCCTTCCTGTGCGTAACCAACGGATTCAAGCTGTACGACCAGAACCTCGCACTGACCAACGGCGCGCCGAGCAATATGTCGGAAGGCCTGGCCATGAACATCACCCGCACCTTCTACGGCCGTGTGGGCTGGGAAGGCGTGGGACAGGCCAAGGCGGTGCTGTTCTTCGTGCTGGTGGCCGTGGTCGCGCTGATCCAGAACAAGCTCACGACAAGCAAGGAGGTGTCCGCGTGA
- a CDS encoding glycoside hydrolase family 13 protein, with the protein MTANNLNDDWWKQAVVYQIYPRSFKDVNGDGLGDIAGVTEKIDYLKDLGVDAIWLSPFYPSDLADGGYDVIDYRNVDPRLGTMDDFDRMAEAAHEAGMKVIVDIVPNHTADKHVFFQEALAAGRGSAARDRYIFREGRGENGELPPNDWQGMFGGPAWERVEDGQWYLHLFAKEQPDVNWNNPDIHEEFKTTLRFWSDHGTDGFRIDVAHGLAKDLDSAPLEELGRKYSVQRCLCHDFSDPLWDRREVHDIYREWREVFNEYDPPRFAVGEAWVVPEHQHLYASTDELGQVFNFEFAKANWSADEMRAAIAEGLESAAQTGDSTTTWVMNNHDVPRSPSRYGLPQVKAPAHHQLAHDWLTRNGESYTEDRELGTRRARAAVVMEMGLPGSVYVYQGEELGLFEVADIPWDRLEDPTAFNTHRNYTDKGRDGCRVPMPWTAADLPEVAEWSPSDEHQFGTGASFGFSPATRADGTPSADPHLPQPLWYQQYAADVEDGDPDSMLSLYREVIALRARLLTTTGDTTAEVLDMGADAVAYERASADPDGRKLVCVTNFGKEPIALPQGEVVLASVALGEDGTLPTDAAAWILK; encoded by the coding sequence ATGACCGCCAACAATCTCAACGACGACTGGTGGAAGCAGGCGGTGGTCTACCAGATCTACCCGCGCAGCTTCAAAGACGTCAACGGCGACGGTCTCGGCGACATCGCCGGCGTCACCGAGAAAATCGACTATCTGAAGGATCTCGGCGTCGACGCGATTTGGCTGAGCCCCTTCTATCCTTCCGACCTGGCGGACGGCGGTTACGACGTGATCGACTACCGCAACGTCGACCCGCGGCTGGGCACCATGGACGATTTCGACCGCATGGCCGAAGCCGCGCATGAGGCGGGCATGAAGGTGATCGTCGACATCGTGCCAAACCATACCGCCGACAAGCATGTGTTCTTCCAGGAGGCGCTGGCCGCCGGACGAGGATCCGCCGCACGCGACCGCTACATCTTCCGCGAGGGTCGCGGCGAGAATGGCGAACTGCCGCCCAACGACTGGCAGGGAATGTTCGGCGGCCCGGCGTGGGAACGCGTCGAGGACGGCCAGTGGTATCTGCACCTGTTCGCCAAGGAGCAGCCCGACGTCAACTGGAACAATCCGGACATCCACGAGGAATTCAAAACCACGCTGCGTTTCTGGTCCGACCACGGCACCGATGGCTTCCGCATCGATGTGGCGCACGGCTTGGCCAAGGATCTCGATTCGGCGCCGCTGGAGGAGCTCGGCCGCAAGTATTCCGTGCAGCGGTGCCTGTGCCACGACTTCTCCGACCCGCTGTGGGATCGGCGCGAAGTGCACGACATCTACCGTGAATGGCGTGAGGTGTTCAACGAGTACGATCCGCCGCGTTTCGCGGTGGGCGAGGCGTGGGTGGTGCCCGAGCACCAGCATCTGTACGCCTCCACCGACGAGCTGGGGCAGGTGTTCAACTTCGAGTTCGCCAAGGCCAACTGGTCCGCGGATGAGATGCGCGCCGCCATCGCGGAGGGCTTGGAATCCGCCGCCCAGACCGGCGATTCCACCACTACATGGGTGATGAACAACCATGACGTGCCGCGCAGCCCCTCGCGCTACGGCCTGCCGCAGGTGAAGGCCCCCGCGCATCATCAGCTGGCGCACGATTGGCTGACCCGCAACGGCGAAAGCTACACGGAGGACCGCGAACTCGGCACGCGCCGCGCCCGCGCCGCCGTGGTGATGGAGATGGGCCTGCCCGGCTCGGTGTACGTCTACCAGGGCGAGGAGCTTGGCCTGTTCGAAGTCGCGGATATCCCGTGGGACCGTTTGGAGGATCCAACCGCGTTCAACACGCACCGCAACTACACAGATAAGGGACGCGACGGCTGCCGCGTGCCGATGCCGTGGACCGCCGCCGACCTGCCCGAAGTGGCCGAGTGGAGCCCCTCCGACGAGCATCAGTTCGGCACCGGAGCATCCTTCGGATTCTCCCCCGCCACGCGCGCCGACGGCACGCCGTCCGCCGATCCGCACCTGCCGCAGCCGCTGTGGTATCAGCAGTATGCGGCGGACGTTGAAGACGGAGATCCGGATTCCATGCTCAGCCTCTACCGTGAGGTGATCGCGCTGCGCGCCCGGCTGCTCACCACCACTGGAGACACCACGGCCGAGGTGCTCGACATGGGCGCCGACGCGGTGGCGTACGAACGCGCGAGCGCCGATCCGGACGGCCGCAAGCTGGTCTGCGTGACCAACTTCGGCAAGGAGCCGATCGCCTTGCCGCAAGGCGAGGTCGTACTGGCCTCCGTCGCCTTGGGCGAGGACGGCACACTCCCCACCGACGCCGCCGCCTGGATTCTGAAGTAA
- a CDS encoding ABC transporter substrate-binding protein, translating into MIEKGSTMNRTVKAAVSMIAITAMSIGALAACGSSSASDSEGKVYFLNFKPEAADQWTALAEAYTDETGVTVEVQTAASGTYEQTLKSEIAKTDAPTLFQVNGPVGYQNWKGYTADMSDTEVYKQLQNQDVALTDGDKVVGIPYVMETYGLIYNKDILNKYFALDGAKATSIEDIDSFDALKAVADDMQSRKDELGIQGAFTSAGFDSSSDWRFKTHLANLPLYYEFQKDDVTEQPATIKGTYLNNYKNIFDLYITDSTTEPTQLSSKTGDDANSEFALGEAAFYQNGTWAWTDLEKAGMTADQVGIMPIYFGVDDANEGLVTGSENYWCINEKASEADQKATADFLAWVITSDTGKKALSEDMGFTTPFKTFDDVETANPLTAAAVEDQASGKTQVSWNFTMMPSEEWKNQLGSALLEYAQGTGDWSAVESAFVDNWATEYANANS; encoded by the coding sequence TTGATAGAGAAAGGTTCGACGATGAATCGTACAGTCAAAGCGGCGGTCAGCATGATCGCGATCACAGCCATGTCCATCGGCGCGCTTGCGGCATGCGGAAGCAGCTCCGCCAGCGACTCCGAAGGCAAGGTCTACTTCTTGAACTTCAAACCGGAGGCCGCCGATCAGTGGACCGCGCTGGCCGAGGCGTACACCGATGAGACCGGCGTCACTGTGGAAGTGCAGACGGCGGCATCCGGAACCTACGAGCAGACGCTGAAGTCGGAGATCGCGAAAACGGACGCCCCCACCCTCTTCCAGGTGAACGGCCCTGTCGGCTACCAGAATTGGAAGGGCTACACCGCCGACATGAGCGACACCGAGGTCTATAAGCAGCTGCAGAACCAAGATGTGGCGCTCACCGACGGCGACAAGGTCGTCGGCATTCCGTATGTGATGGAAACCTACGGTCTGATCTACAACAAGGACATCCTGAACAAGTACTTCGCGCTGGACGGCGCCAAGGCCACTTCCATCGAGGACATCGACTCCTTCGACGCGCTTAAGGCCGTGGCCGACGACATGCAGTCGCGCAAGGACGAGCTCGGCATCCAGGGCGCGTTCACCTCGGCCGGCTTCGATTCCTCCTCCGACTGGCGTTTCAAGACCCATCTGGCCAACCTGCCGCTGTACTACGAGTTCCAGAAGGATGATGTGACGGAGCAGCCGGCCACCATCAAGGGCACGTATCTGAACAACTACAAGAACATCTTCGACCTGTACATCACCGACTCCACCACCGAACCCACGCAGCTGAGCTCCAAGACCGGCGACGACGCCAACTCCGAGTTCGCGCTCGGCGAGGCCGCCTTCTACCAGAACGGCACCTGGGCGTGGACCGACCTCGAGAAGGCCGGCATGACCGCCGACCAGGTGGGCATCATGCCGATCTACTTCGGTGTGGACGACGCGAACGAGGGTCTTGTGACCGGTTCCGAGAACTACTGGTGCATCAACGAGAAGGCTTCCGAAGCCGACCAGAAGGCCACCGCCGACTTCCTGGCCTGGGTGATCACCTCCGACACCGGCAAGAAGGCGCTGAGCGAGGATATGGGCTTCACCACCCCGTTCAAGACCTTTGACGACGTGGAAACCGCCAACCCGCTGACCGCCGCCGCCGTGGAGGATCAGGCTTCCGGCAAGACCCAGGTGAGCTGGAACTTCACGATGATGCCGTCCGAGGAGTGGAAGAACCAGCTCGGTTCCGCACTGCTCGAATACGCGCAGGGAACCGGTGACTGGAGCGCTGTGGAATCCGCTTTCGTGGACAACTGGGCCACCGAGTACGCCAACGCCAACAGCTGA
- a CDS encoding LacI family DNA-binding transcriptional regulator gives MSSSIQDVAKAAGVSISTVSRSFTRSDLVSARTRERVLSIADELHFSLSRSAAALKSGRSLRVALLMSDHIRLWFSASVIEGLNQVLHANSYDISIFQISSIEERKEFFEMLPVRRNADAVIVASFDIDNNEIAKLSSVGVPIVGINSVLPQERGFTAAVNIDDVQGSTLAARHLIALGHRNIAYVRTNRDVSLHFSVQQRFDSFMEVCAKEGITPHVIDVHEGEHRIANAVTQLMSMDSMPTAIACQEDGIALPLLFQLERNGFSVPGDVSIIGYDDSFYTDDIGLTTIRQDPVLMAQEAARTTLKLIDGETPDTPFRVFPAQLVVRASTSRVRAGA, from the coding sequence ATGAGCTCAAGCATTCAGGATGTGGCGAAGGCCGCCGGGGTTTCCATCTCCACCGTCTCCCGCTCCTTCACCAGATCCGATCTGGTGTCGGCACGCACGCGCGAGCGCGTGCTGAGCATCGCCGACGAGCTGCATTTCTCCCTGTCCCGATCCGCCGCCGCGCTCAAATCCGGCCGATCCTTGCGCGTCGCGCTGCTGATGAGCGACCATATCCGCCTGTGGTTCAGCGCTTCGGTGATCGAGGGATTGAATCAGGTGCTGCATGCGAACAGCTACGATATTTCGATTTTTCAGATTTCCAGCATCGAGGAGCGCAAGGAGTTCTTCGAGATGCTTCCCGTGCGCCGCAACGCCGACGCGGTGATCGTCGCCTCGTTCGATATCGACAACAACGAAATCGCCAAGCTTTCGTCCGTGGGAGTGCCGATTGTGGGCATCAACTCGGTGCTGCCCCAAGAGCGCGGGTTCACCGCCGCGGTGAACATCGACGACGTTCAGGGATCCACGCTGGCCGCCCGGCATCTTATCGCGCTCGGCCACCGCAACATCGCCTATGTGCGCACCAACCGCGACGTCTCGCTGCATTTCAGCGTGCAGCAGCGTTTCGACTCCTTTATGGAGGTGTGCGCCAAGGAGGGCATCACACCGCATGTCATCGACGTGCATGAGGGCGAGCACCGCATCGCCAACGCCGTAACGCAACTGATGAGCATGGATTCCATGCCCACCGCCATCGCCTGCCAGGAGGACGGCATCGCCCTGCCGCTGCTGTTCCAGCTGGAGCGCAACGGATTCTCCGTGCCCGGCGACGTGTCGATTATCGGTTACGACGACAGCTTCTACACCGACGACATCGGCCTGACCACCATCCGGCAGGATCCGGTTCTGATGGCCCAGGAGGCGGCACGCACCACGCTCAAGCTCATCGACGGCGAAACTCCGGACACCCCGTTCCGCGTGTTCCCCGCGCAGCTAGTGGTGCGGGCGAGCACCAGCCGAGTCCGCGCAGGAGCATAA
- a CDS encoding DUF4235 domain-containing protein, with the protein MTDVYADYQDDYEGSSADRIVAQFHAIDDKVNAMRDQRLNDPDSLGDKLIKFALPTLAGLVAGKAFQLLWDRGPGRKGKTVDDAAQQGLVMSLAFAAASAAFGAIVSQLSDRGSQALVDRRHRKTRR; encoded by the coding sequence ATGACTGACGTGTACGCGGATTACCAAGACGACTACGAGGGTTCTTCGGCGGACCGCATCGTCGCCCAGTTCCATGCCATAGACGACAAGGTGAACGCCATGCGAGACCAACGACTCAATGATCCCGATTCCTTGGGCGATAAGCTCATCAAGTTCGCGCTGCCCACACTCGCCGGCCTGGTCGCGGGCAAGGCCTTCCAGCTGCTGTGGGATCGCGGCCCGGGGCGCAAAGGCAAAACCGTCGACGATGCAGCCCAGCAAGGACTGGTGATGAGTCTGGCGTTCGCCGCGGCCTCCGCCGCTTTCGGCGCCATCGTCTCTCAGCTCTCTGATCGCGGCTCCCAAGCGCTGGTCGACCGTAGGCATCGCAAAACCCGCCGCTGA
- a CDS encoding carbohydrate ABC transporter permease — MNEGKKFKHGGLWTALFTVISLAWVFPIVLVVINSFKQKAYISKNAFSIPAGKAFVGFENYARGIEVTDFFASFGWTVMITVGSVLLILLCTSMCAWWIVRVNNWAAKLLYVLFLFNMIVPFQMVMFTLSKLADMLGLNTPWGLCFVYLGFGAGLAVFIFTGVVKGIPVELEEAAMIDGASVPRIFFQVVVPIMRPSIVSVAILQAMWIWNDYLLPYLTLDLRHYKTISVAIQYLKGGYGSVDMGAMMACLVLAIIPIIVFYLICQKHIVSGVMAGAVKG, encoded by the coding sequence ATGAACGAGGGCAAGAAGTTCAAGCACGGCGGACTATGGACCGCGCTGTTCACGGTGATCTCGCTGGCGTGGGTGTTCCCCATCGTGCTGGTGGTGATCAACTCCTTCAAGCAGAAGGCTTATATTTCAAAGAACGCGTTTTCGATTCCGGCTGGCAAGGCCTTCGTCGGCTTCGAGAACTACGCACGCGGCATCGAGGTCACGGATTTCTTCGCCAGTTTCGGCTGGACCGTGATGATCACCGTCGGTTCGGTGCTGCTGATTCTGCTGTGCACCTCGATGTGCGCGTGGTGGATCGTGCGCGTGAACAATTGGGCCGCCAAACTGCTGTACGTACTGTTCCTGTTCAATATGATCGTGCCCTTCCAGATGGTGATGTTCACCCTCTCCAAGCTCGCCGACATGCTGGGGCTCAACACCCCGTGGGGATTGTGCTTCGTGTATCTCGGCTTCGGGGCGGGACTTGCGGTGTTCATCTTCACCGGCGTGGTCAAGGGCATTCCGGTCGAATTGGAGGAGGCCGCGATGATCGACGGCGCCTCCGTGCCGCGCATCTTCTTCCAGGTGGTGGTGCCGATTATGCGGCCGTCCATCGTGTCGGTGGCGATTCTGCAGGCCATGTGGATCTGGAACGACTACCTGCTGCCCTACCTCACGCTGGATCTGCGTCACTACAAAACCATTTCGGTGGCCATCCAATACCTGAAGGGCGGCTACGGCTCCGTGGACATGGGTGCCATGATGGCCTGCCTCGTCCTGGCGATCATCCCCATCATCGTCTTCTATCTCATCTGCCAAAAGCACATCGTCAGCGGGGTAATGGCGGGAGCCGTTAAAGGTTGA
- a CDS encoding SIR2 family NAD-dependent protein deacylase, with translation MTKTIAVLTGAGISTSAGIPDFRGPDGVWTKHPEQTSVYDIDLFLRDPQARAYSWRWQKESPVWNAQPGTAHAALAKLEQAGMLSLLATQNFDGLHEKAGNSDEVIVNLHGTIGTSHCMKCHQKYDTADIMDRLDEEPDPHCRRRLPYSGDMPCNGLIKTDVVYFGEMLPEGAMEKSYRLAARADELWVIGSTLEVYPAASIVPVAAEAGVPITIMNMGRTQYDRLATRLIHEDIAVALPQLVEETLASD, from the coding sequence ATGACGAAAACAATCGCAGTACTGACCGGCGCGGGAATCTCCACCTCCGCAGGTATCCCCGACTTCCGCGGACCGGACGGCGTATGGACCAAACATCCGGAACAAACCAGCGTCTACGACATCGACCTGTTCCTACGCGACCCGCAGGCGCGTGCCTACTCATGGCGATGGCAGAAGGAGTCGCCAGTCTGGAACGCCCAGCCGGGGACCGCGCATGCCGCGCTGGCAAAACTCGAACAGGCGGGCATGCTCAGCCTGCTCGCCACGCAGAATTTCGACGGACTGCATGAGAAGGCGGGTAACAGCGATGAGGTGATCGTGAATCTGCATGGCACCATCGGCACCTCGCATTGCATGAAATGCCATCAGAAATATGACACGGCAGACATCATGGACCGCTTGGACGAGGAGCCCGACCCGCACTGCCGCAGGCGGCTGCCGTATTCCGGCGATATGCCCTGCAATGGTCTGATCAAAACCGACGTGGTGTATTTCGGCGAGATGCTTCCGGAGGGTGCGATGGAGAAATCGTACCGTCTGGCCGCGCGGGCGGATGAACTGTGGGTAATCGGCTCCACGCTGGAGGTGTATCCGGCGGCGAGCATCGTGCCGGTGGCCGCCGAGGCGGGCGTGCCGATCACCATCATGAATATGGGACGCACGCAGTACGACCGACTGGCCACGCGGCTTATCCATGAGGATATCGCCGTCGCCTTGCCGCAGCTGGTTGAGGAGACCCTCGCCTCCGACTGA